A window from Neoarius graeffei isolate fNeoGra1 chromosome 14, fNeoGra1.pri, whole genome shotgun sequence encodes these proteins:
- the med9 gene encoding mediator of RNA polymerase II transcription subunit 9: protein MAAPVSVVDDAEVYSFLPLIHDIIKCMDKDNQDVHQELNKLRTRIQDTREQILAMSGIDLSSEVQQHKLRTLREQVRTKNQLLQKYKGLCMFDIPKPS, encoded by the exons ATGGCGGCTCCCGTGTCTGTGGTGGACGATGCGGAAGTTTACTCCTTTTTGCCGCTCATACACGATATTATCAAATG CATGGACAAAGACAACCAGGATGTACACCAGGAGCTAAATAAGTTGAGGACGCGGATCCAGGACACGCGGGAACAGATCTTGGCCATGTCCGGCATCGACTTGAGCTCTGAGGTGCAGCAGCACAAACTCCGCACCCTGAGAGAACAAGTCCGTACCAAGAACCAGCTGTTACAGAAATACAAGGGCTTGTGCATGTTCGACATCCCCAAACCCTCCTGA